The following are from one region of the Erwinia billingiae Eb661 genome:
- a CDS encoding MetQ/NlpA family ABC transporter substrate-binding protein: MKKTLTLLAAATLAAMSLSAWADTLTVGASNVPHAEILEQAKPILAKQGIDLEIKPFQDYILPNTALASRDIDANYFQHVPYLNSVLKDHADDKTYDFVSAGAIHIEPIGIYSKKYKSLKDLPQNGKVIMRDAVAEEGRILSIFEKAGVIKLKPGVSKVDARISDVVENPKHLQFIANVEGALLPQMYNNDEGDAVVINANYAIDAGLNPVKDPIAVESGENNPYANIITVHRGDENKPDIKALVTVLHSKQIQDWIRTKYKGAVIPVNN, encoded by the coding sequence GTGAAAAAAACACTGACACTGCTGGCTGCTGCCACTCTGGCTGCGATGAGTCTGAGCGCATGGGCTGATACGCTGACCGTTGGCGCGTCCAACGTACCGCATGCTGAAATTCTGGAGCAGGCCAAGCCAATCCTGGCGAAGCAGGGCATCGATCTGGAAATCAAACCTTTCCAGGACTACATCCTGCCAAATACCGCGCTGGCCAGCCGTGATATCGACGCTAACTACTTCCAGCACGTGCCGTATCTGAACAGCGTGCTGAAAGACCATGCCGACGACAAGACCTATGATTTTGTCAGCGCTGGCGCAATCCATATCGAGCCCATTGGCATTTACTCGAAGAAATACAAATCGCTGAAGGATCTGCCACAGAACGGCAAAGTGATCATGCGTGATGCGGTGGCGGAAGAGGGCCGTATCCTGTCAATCTTTGAGAAGGCAGGCGTGATTAAGCTGAAGCCTGGCGTCAGCAAAGTGGACGCGCGCATCAGCGACGTGGTTGAGAACCCAAAACACCTGCAGTTTATTGCTAACGTCGAAGGCGCGCTGCTGCCGCAGATGTACAACAATGACGAAGGCGATGCGGTGGTGATTAACGCCAACTACGCCATTGATGCTGGCCTTAATCCGGTAAAAGATCCGATTGCCGTTGAAAGCGGTGAAAATAACCCGTACGCCAATATCATCACCGTGCACCGTGGCGATGAAAACAAGCCGGATATAAAAGCGCTGGTCACCGTGCTGCATTCGAAACAAATTCAGGACTGGATCCGCACCAAATATAAAGGTGCCGTTATTCCGGTGAATAACTGA
- a CDS encoding PLP-dependent cysteine synthase family protein has product MTIHNGITELVGQTPLLRLTRFSQQHQLTADLVAKLEYFNPNHSIKDRTALAMIEAAERSGKLRPGMTLVDTTSGNTGIGLAAIAAAKGYKFRVYLHDKLSAERFAILNAFGAEIIPFSAVPGFDKVIEASDGDFVAAARWLADNVILKEPNICFTCQLENPANPQAHFHNTGPEIWQQAGGQVDVLIASVGTGGTLSGAGRYLKQLNPQIALIAVEPGRFSIPDKDNPDTREITGVHAFSEVPPERVPLTLDRGLCDEAIAVESWQAVQTAREVALSDGILVGESSGAVLYAAREVARRPEYAGKRIVAILADSGLTYLSTGLFDPGLSVEQLQAAALNRQAEAIA; this is encoded by the coding sequence ATGACAATACATAATGGCATTACCGAACTGGTAGGTCAGACCCCGCTATTACGCCTCACCCGCTTTTCCCAACAGCATCAACTGACTGCCGATCTGGTCGCCAAGCTGGAATATTTTAATCCCAATCACAGCATCAAAGATCGCACCGCGCTGGCGATGATCGAAGCGGCGGAGCGCAGCGGCAAGCTCAGGCCGGGCATGACGCTGGTCGACACCACCAGCGGCAATACCGGCATTGGCCTGGCCGCGATTGCCGCGGCCAAAGGCTATAAGTTTCGCGTCTATCTGCATGACAAACTTAGCGCCGAACGTTTTGCCATCCTCAACGCCTTTGGTGCGGAAATCATCCCGTTTAGCGCGGTGCCCGGCTTCGACAAGGTGATCGAAGCGAGTGACGGCGACTTTGTGGCTGCCGCCCGCTGGCTGGCCGATAACGTGATCCTGAAAGAGCCGAATATCTGCTTCACCTGCCAGTTGGAAAACCCGGCCAATCCGCAGGCCCATTTCCACAATACCGGGCCGGAAATCTGGCAACAGGCCGGAGGGCAGGTTGACGTGCTGATCGCGTCCGTCGGCACCGGCGGCACGCTGTCAGGGGCGGGACGCTATCTTAAGCAGCTTAACCCGCAGATCGCACTGATCGCCGTCGAGCCCGGCCGCTTCAGCATCCCGGACAAGGACAACCCGGACACCCGCGAGATCACCGGCGTGCATGCCTTCAGCGAGGTGCCCCCGGAGCGGGTGCCACTGACGCTCGATCGCGGTTTGTGCGATGAAGCGATTGCGGTGGAGAGCTGGCAGGCGGTGCAGACGGCGAGGGAAGTCGCCTTGTCGGATGGCATCCTGGTGGGTGAGTCCTCGGGTGCGGTGCTGTATGCCGCGCGCGAGGTTGCCCGGCGGCCGGAATATGCCGGCAAGCGGATTGTGGCGATCCTCGCGGACAGCGGCCTGACCTACCTCTCCACCGGCCTGTTCGATCCCGGCCTCAGCGTTGAACAGCTGCAGGCGGCCGCGCTGAATCGCCAGGCGGAAGCGATCGCCTGA
- a CDS encoding sulfonate ABC transporter substrate-binding protein — MKKIVLSGLIAAALSASAFNVMAETAPKQVTIGFQKANIFALLKYRGTLDAEFKKQGIAVKWVEFPAGPQMLEGLNVGSIDLAATGDAPPTFAQAAQADLVYLAHSPANPKTEAIVVPENSDIKTVADLKGKRVALNKGSDVNYLLVSALENAGLSYKDVKAIYLPPADARAAFQRGAVDAWVIWDPYYAEVETNAKARLIKNAEGLVPHYTFYLSSRKFADTYPQTAKQVVDQLGTLSDWANKNPEEAAKILSTSTGLPQPIWQRAIARMPFGAERMTPEVFKEQQALADKFTQIGLLPVKVNVASATWSLDKK, encoded by the coding sequence ATGAAAAAAATCGTATTGAGCGGCCTGATTGCCGCCGCACTCAGCGCCTCGGCGTTTAACGTCATGGCAGAAACTGCCCCTAAACAGGTCACCATCGGTTTCCAGAAAGCCAATATTTTTGCGCTGCTGAAGTACCGCGGCACGCTGGATGCCGAGTTTAAAAAACAAGGCATCGCGGTGAAGTGGGTCGAATTCCCGGCCGGCCCGCAGATGCTGGAAGGGCTGAACGTCGGCAGTATCGATCTGGCCGCCACCGGCGATGCACCACCGACCTTCGCCCAGGCGGCGCAGGCCGACCTGGTGTATCTGGCGCACTCGCCCGCTAACCCCAAAACCGAAGCGATTGTGGTACCGGAAAACTCAGACATCAAAACCGTGGCCGATCTGAAAGGCAAACGCGTGGCGCTGAATAAAGGCTCCGACGTTAACTATCTGCTGGTCAGCGCGCTGGAAAATGCCGGATTAAGCTACAAGGACGTGAAGGCCATTTACCTGCCGCCTGCCGATGCGCGTGCCGCCTTCCAGCGTGGCGCGGTCGATGCCTGGGTGATTTGGGATCCCTACTACGCGGAAGTGGAAACCAATGCCAAAGCCCGTTTGATCAAAAATGCCGAAGGGCTGGTGCCGCATTACACCTTCTATCTCTCCAGCCGTAAGTTTGCCGATACCTATCCGCAGACCGCCAAACAGGTGGTCGATCAGCTCGGCACGCTGAGCGACTGGGCCAACAAAAACCCGGAAGAGGCAGCCAAAATACTGTCAACGTCGACCGGTTTGCCGCAGCCGATCTGGCAGCGGGCGATTGCCAGAATGCCGTTTGGCGCAGAGCGAATGACGCCGGAAGTGTTTAAGGAACAGCAGGCGCTGGCAGATAAGTTTACCCAGATTGGCCTGCTGCCGGTGAAGGTTAACGTTGCCAGCGCAACCTGGTCGCTGGATAAGAAATAA
- a CDS encoding sigma-54-dependent Fis family transcriptional regulator has translation MQTHGPVLIDPASIAFQSVLDRLAPTDATVLIVGETGTGKEVVARYLHHHSPRRDRPFLAVNCGALTESLAESELFGHEKGAFTGAADRHQGWFEAAEGGTLLLDEIGELSLPLQVKLLRVLQEREVTRVGSRRPVKVNVRMVAATHVDLAHAIRERRFREDLYYRLNVAAVALPPLRQRREDIPLLADHFLTLYARRLGRPQLRLSEEALGTLMDYAWPGNIRELENTLHNAVLLSREPLITPQQLRLSAANLTSLPHDDDSLDAFLRQQLVENDSPLYQRVLDSLVRNAFELSQGNQLQTATLLGISRNTLRTHLGHLGLIKARRSVAGATGKTANELGSSERELRIGYQKFGNLGILKVRQTLETQFADRGVSVLWSEFPAGPQLLHALTNGEIDFGTTGEVPPLFAQASNSPLLYVAWEPAAPQSVALLVAHDSPVQTPADLRGKRIAVNKGSNVHYLLLQILDEAGLTLDDVRVVYAPPKYPLTPSDHHAVDAWMMWDPLLSDAEHGEQLRVIANGVGRVNNHQFYLAHRDFVGHSADLLDTLMSALEHTGQYIEAHRDEAAVLLSAELGLSTASLGHALARRSHQPRRMDLTIIRQQQAIADRFYALGLLSRAIKVREAVWP, from the coding sequence ATGCAAACCCACGGCCCGGTGTTAATTGATCCTGCTTCTATTGCCTTCCAGAGCGTTCTGGACCGCCTGGCGCCGACCGACGCCACGGTGCTGATCGTCGGGGAAACCGGCACCGGCAAAGAGGTGGTGGCGCGCTATCTGCATCATCACAGCCCGCGACGCGACCGGCCGTTCCTGGCGGTTAACTGCGGTGCGCTGACCGAAAGCCTCGCCGAATCCGAACTGTTCGGTCATGAGAAAGGCGCCTTTACCGGCGCGGCAGATCGTCATCAGGGCTGGTTTGAAGCGGCGGAAGGCGGCACGCTGCTGCTGGATGAAATCGGCGAGCTTAGCCTGCCGTTGCAGGTGAAGCTGCTGCGGGTGTTGCAGGAGCGCGAAGTGACGCGGGTGGGATCGCGTCGCCCGGTAAAGGTCAACGTTCGGATGGTGGCGGCCACCCATGTGGATCTGGCGCATGCCATTCGTGAACGTCGTTTCCGTGAAGACCTCTATTACCGGCTAAATGTCGCGGCGGTGGCGCTGCCGCCGTTACGCCAGCGGCGGGAAGATATTCCGCTGCTGGCCGATCACTTTTTAACGCTGTATGCCCGGCGGCTGGGCCGTCCGCAGCTGCGCCTCAGTGAGGAAGCGCTGGGCACGCTGATGGATTATGCCTGGCCGGGCAATATCCGCGAGCTGGAAAACACCCTGCACAATGCGGTGCTGTTGAGCAGAGAGCCGCTGATTACGCCGCAGCAGCTGCGGCTCAGCGCCGCTAATCTGACCTCGCTGCCCCATGATGACGATTCGCTGGATGCGTTCTTACGCCAGCAGTTGGTAGAAAATGACAGCCCGCTTTATCAGCGGGTGCTGGATTCGCTGGTGCGCAATGCCTTTGAACTGAGCCAGGGCAACCAGCTGCAAACCGCTACCCTGTTGGGCATCAGCCGCAATACGCTGCGCACCCATCTTGGCCATCTGGGCCTGATTAAAGCCCGCCGCAGCGTGGCCGGCGCGACAGGCAAAACCGCGAACGAATTGGGCAGCAGCGAGCGCGAACTGCGGATTGGTTACCAGAAGTTTGGCAATCTGGGGATTTTGAAAGTGCGGCAGACGCTGGAAACGCAGTTTGCCGATCGCGGCGTTAGCGTGCTGTGGAGCGAGTTTCCCGCCGGTCCGCAGTTGCTGCACGCGCTGACCAACGGCGAGATCGATTTTGGCACCACCGGCGAAGTGCCGCCGCTGTTCGCCCAGGCCAGCAACAGTCCGCTGCTGTATGTCGCCTGGGAACCCGCCGCGCCGCAAAGCGTGGCGCTGCTGGTGGCGCACGACAGCCCGGTGCAGACGCCGGCCGATTTACGCGGTAAGCGCATCGCGGTGAATAAAGGCTCCAACGTCCATTACCTGTTGCTGCAAATTCTCGATGAGGCGGGCCTGACGCTGGACGACGTGCGCGTGGTCTATGCCCCGCCGAAATATCCGCTGACCCCCAGCGATCATCATGCGGTCGATGCCTGGATGATGTGGGACCCGCTGCTGAGCGATGCCGAACACGGCGAGCAGCTGCGGGTGATCGCCAACGGCGTTGGCCGGGTGAACAACCATCAGTTCTATCTGGCGCATCGCGATTTTGTCGGGCATTCCGCCGATTTGCTGGACACGCTGATGTCGGCCCTGGAACACACCGGACAGTATATCGAGGCACACCGCGATGAGGCCGCCGTGCTGCTCTCCGCTGAGCTCGGGCTGTCCACCGCGTCCCTCGGCCATGCGCTGGCGCGCCGCAGCCATCAGCCGCGGCGCATGGATTTGACCATTATTCGCCAGCAGCAGGCGATTGCGGATCGCTTCTACGCCCTTGGCCTGCTTTCCCGCGCGATCAAGGTGCGTGAGGCGGTCTGGCCATGA
- the ssuD gene encoding FMNH2-dependent alkanesulfonate monooxygenase encodes MSDAAQDNLNVFWFLPTHGDGRYLGTTEGGRAVDLPYLQQVALAADNLGYYGVLIPTGKSCEDSWLVASALAPITKRLRYLVAVRPGLQPPSLAARMAATLDRLSEGRLLINVVTGGDPVENKGDGIFLSHAERYQVTREFLEVYSRLLKGEKVDYHGEHIRVEGAEVLFPPVQEDGPPLFFGGSSEEALEVAANQIDTYLTWGEPVEQVAEKIAVVRQRAEERGRTLDYGIRLHVIVRETEEEAWAAADKLIAHLDDDTIAAAQKIFSRMDSTGQARMSALHGGSKDGLRIAPNLWAGVGLVRGGAGTALVGSPQQVADRIREYQALGIKNFIFSGYPHLEEAHRFAELVMPLLPLASNAEKRQRTINTGPFGETIGGDRRPGKQGN; translated from the coding sequence ATGAGCGACGCAGCGCAGGACAATCTCAACGTATTTTGGTTTTTACCGACCCACGGCGATGGCCGTTATCTCGGCACCACCGAAGGCGGAAGAGCCGTCGATCTGCCGTACCTGCAGCAGGTGGCGCTCGCCGCCGACAATCTGGGGTATTACGGCGTACTGATCCCCACCGGCAAAAGCTGCGAGGATTCCTGGTTAGTGGCCTCCGCGCTGGCGCCGATCACCAAACGGCTGCGCTATCTGGTCGCGGTGCGTCCCGGCTTACAGCCGCCGAGCCTGGCCGCGCGGATGGCCGCCACGCTGGATCGCCTGTCGGAAGGGCGTCTGCTGATCAACGTGGTGACCGGCGGCGATCCGGTAGAAAACAAGGGCGACGGCATCTTCCTCAGCCACGCCGAACGATACCAGGTCACCCGCGAGTTCCTCGAAGTCTATTCGCGCCTGTTAAAGGGCGAGAAGGTCGATTACCACGGCGAGCATATCCGCGTGGAAGGGGCTGAAGTGCTGTTCCCGCCGGTGCAGGAAGACGGTCCGCCGCTGTTCTTTGGTGGTTCTTCGGAAGAAGCGCTGGAGGTGGCCGCCAACCAGATCGATACCTATCTGACCTGGGGCGAACCGGTTGAACAGGTGGCGGAGAAAATCGCCGTGGTGCGTCAGCGCGCTGAAGAGCGGGGCCGCACGCTGGATTACGGCATTCGTCTGCACGTGATTGTGCGGGAAACCGAAGAAGAAGCCTGGGCCGCCGCCGACAAGCTGATTGCCCACCTTGATGATGACACCATCGCCGCCGCGCAGAAGATCTTCTCGCGGATGGATTCCACCGGACAGGCCCGCATGAGCGCGCTGCACGGCGGCTCGAAAGACGGGTTGCGCATCGCGCCTAACCTGTGGGCCGGCGTTGGCCTGGTGCGTGGCGGAGCGGGCACGGCGCTGGTAGGCAGTCCGCAGCAGGTGGCGGATCGTATTCGTGAATATCAGGCACTGGGCATCAAAAACTTTATCTTCTCGGGCTATCCTCATCTGGAAGAAGCGCACCGCTTTGCGGAACTGGTGATGCCGTTGCTGCCGCTGGCCAGCAATGCCGAGAAGCGCCAGCGTACCATCAATACCGGACCCTTTGGCGAAACCATCGGTGGCGATCGCCGTCCGGGCAAACAGGGAAACTGA
- a CDS encoding FAD/NAD(P)-binding protein, with protein MSDRQIVIIGGGFTGTALAVHLARLGHAGLEVTIIEPRAQLAQGVAYGTIDPAHRINVPAARMQLSAAEEGDFDRWYRASAAFQIDAKALWQDGKVYPQRGQFGAYVAGKLAEALNTSAVRVTHIQDRAIALQNGEVLTASGKKYRADDVVLAVSHPPPAVPAKLQQALAGHPALIANPWQADALSQVAKDDRVAIIGSGLTMSDVVASLHRQGHRGSIVAFSRRGQLPRPNITGDFAPRPLDYQQPQAATALGWLRRIRQEVRLAAAEQQPWQLVLDDIRLNGQRLWQQLPLSQQRSFLRHLRPWWDVHRYRIAPQVSAVLTRLLHSGHLQVLAASLQQVAVDNDTVILSLKRRGQAQADSVQVDRLIVTTGPAHGALLSSNPLLQQLATEGLIKADPLAMGIAVDAYSRTLNRHDQSNPHLYVVGPAARGRFGELMGLPQVAEHAESLAQQLLGIASRSDGERCPPS; from the coding sequence ATGAGCGATCGGCAGATTGTCATTATCGGCGGCGGCTTTACCGGCACGGCGCTGGCTGTCCACCTGGCGCGGTTGGGTCACGCCGGACTGGAGGTGACAATTATTGAACCGCGCGCCCAGCTGGCTCAGGGGGTGGCCTATGGCACCATCGATCCGGCGCACAGGATTAACGTGCCGGCGGCCAGAATGCAGCTTTCGGCGGCGGAAGAAGGGGACTTTGACCGATGGTATCGTGCCTCGGCCGCTTTTCAGATCGATGCCAAAGCCTTGTGGCAGGACGGCAAGGTCTATCCGCAGCGCGGCCAGTTTGGCGCTTACGTGGCAGGCAAGCTGGCTGAGGCGCTGAACACCTCGGCGGTGCGGGTGACCCATATTCAGGATCGGGCGATAGCGCTGCAAAACGGCGAGGTGCTGACGGCGTCCGGCAAAAAATACCGCGCGGATGACGTGGTGCTGGCGGTCAGCCATCCGCCGCCTGCGGTGCCGGCAAAACTTCAGCAGGCGCTGGCCGGGCATCCTGCGCTGATCGCCAATCCGTGGCAGGCCGATGCGCTGAGCCAGGTGGCTAAAGACGATCGGGTGGCCATTATCGGCTCCGGTTTAACCATGTCGGACGTGGTCGCCTCGCTGCATCGTCAGGGGCATCGCGGCAGCATCGTCGCCTTCTCCCGCCGGGGTCAGCTGCCGCGTCCGAATATCACCGGTGACTTTGCGCCGCGACCACTTGATTACCAGCAACCGCAGGCCGCGACCGCACTCGGCTGGTTGCGCCGCATCCGCCAGGAAGTCCGTCTGGCCGCCGCCGAACAGCAGCCGTGGCAGCTGGTACTGGACGATATTCGCCTCAACGGTCAACGCCTGTGGCAACAGCTGCCGCTCAGCCAGCAGCGCAGTTTCCTGCGCCATCTGCGGCCGTGGTGGGATGTGCATCGCTACCGCATTGCACCACAGGTCAGCGCGGTGCTGACGCGACTGCTGCACAGCGGGCACCTTCAGGTGCTGGCCGCCAGCCTGCAACAGGTGGCGGTCGATAACGACACGGTGATCCTGAGCCTGAAGCGACGCGGCCAGGCACAGGCCGACAGCGTGCAGGTCGACCGGCTGATTGTCACCACCGGCCCGGCCCACGGCGCACTGTTAAGCAGTAATCCGCTGCTACAGCAGTTGGCGACGGAAGGGCTGATTAAGGCCGATCCGCTGGCGATGGGGATCGCTGTCGATGCCTATTCCCGCACCCTGAACCGCCACGACCAAAGCAATCCCCACCTTTACGTCGTCGGGCCCGCCGCGCGCGGCCGCTTCGGTGAATTAATGGGCTTACCGCAGGTTGCTGAACACGCCGAATCCCTGGCGCAGCAGCTGCTGGGGATCGCTTCCCGGTCCGACGGCGAGCGATGTCCCCCTTCCTGA
- a CDS encoding LLM class flavin-dependent oxidoreductase, translated as MSSQREIRLNAFDMNCVGHQSPGLWAHPRDRSWEYKDLAYWTDLARLLERGKFDGLFIADVLGVYDVLDGNNHAAIRNATQVPVNDPLALITPMALVTEHLGFGLTASLSFEHPYPFARRISTLDHLTKGRIGWNIVTSYLESGAKNIGHQSQTDHDARYDYADEYLQVVYKLLEGSWEDDAVVRDRVRGIFSDPTKIHPINHQGTFFQVPGIHLCEPSPQRTPVLYQAGASSRGKQFAAEHAECVFVAAPSKVLLKKTVADIRRRAAEAGRDPRSILIFNLQTVIVGETDQAAQAKWEEYKKYVSYEGALALISGWTGIDFGQYQPDQVLKHLHTNAIQSAVETFSTADPDRQWTVQALADWVGIGGFGPLLVGSAETVADELQSWVEETDVDGFNLAYAVTHETFTDVVELLIPELQKRGVYKKDYQPGTLREKLFGQGDRLAAPHPGVGYRRVSGDVPQPESEVLND; from the coding sequence ATGTCATCGCAACGTGAAATTCGCCTGAACGCTTTTGATATGAACTGTGTCGGTCACCAGTCTCCCGGCCTGTGGGCGCACCCGCGCGACCGCTCGTGGGAATATAAGGATCTGGCCTACTGGACCGATTTGGCCCGCCTGCTGGAAAGAGGCAAGTTCGACGGACTGTTTATTGCCGACGTGCTGGGGGTGTATGACGTGCTGGACGGCAACAACCATGCCGCGATCCGCAACGCGACCCAGGTACCGGTTAACGATCCGCTGGCGCTGATCACCCCAATGGCGTTAGTCACCGAACACCTTGGTTTTGGCCTGACCGCCTCGCTCTCCTTCGAGCATCCTTACCCGTTTGCCCGCCGTATTTCCACGCTGGATCACCTGACCAAAGGTCGCATCGGCTGGAACATCGTCACCTCGTATCTGGAAAGCGGGGCAAAGAATATCGGTCATCAGAGCCAGACCGATCACGATGCGCGTTATGACTATGCCGACGAATATCTGCAGGTGGTGTACAAGCTGCTGGAAGGCAGCTGGGAAGACGATGCGGTGGTACGCGACCGCGTGCGCGGCATCTTCAGCGATCCGACAAAAATCCACCCGATTAACCATCAGGGCACCTTCTTCCAGGTGCCGGGCATTCACCTGTGCGAACCGTCGCCGCAGCGCACGCCGGTGCTGTATCAGGCCGGAGCCTCCAGCCGGGGCAAGCAGTTTGCTGCTGAGCATGCCGAGTGCGTGTTTGTTGCCGCGCCATCAAAAGTGCTGCTGAAGAAAACCGTGGCGGATATTCGCCGTCGCGCGGCGGAGGCCGGCCGCGATCCGCGCAGTATCCTGATTTTTAACCTGCAAACGGTGATCGTCGGTGAAACCGACCAGGCAGCGCAGGCGAAGTGGGAAGAGTACAAAAAATACGTCAGCTATGAGGGCGCGCTGGCGCTGATCTCCGGCTGGACCGGGATCGATTTTGGCCAGTATCAGCCGGACCAGGTACTTAAACACCTGCACACCAACGCCATCCAGTCGGCGGTGGAAACCTTCTCCACCGCCGATCCGGATCGTCAGTGGACGGTGCAGGCGCTGGCCGACTGGGTGGGGATTGGTGGTTTTGGCCCGCTGCTGGTGGGCAGTGCAGAAACCGTCGCCGACGAGCTGCAAAGCTGGGTGGAAGAGACCGATGTCGATGGCTTTAACCTCGCCTACGCCGTCACTCACGAAACCTTCACCGATGTGGTGGAGTTGCTGATCCCGGAGCTGCAAAAACGCGGCGTCTACAAGAAGGACTATCAGCCGGGCACCCTGCGCGAAAAACTGTTTGGCCAGGGCGACCGTCTTGCAGCGCCGCATCCTGGCGTGGGCTATCGCCGCGTGTCGGGCGACGTGCCGCAGCCGGAGAGTGAGGTGCTCAATGATTGA